From the Diospyros lotus cultivar Yz01 chromosome 13, ASM1463336v1, whole genome shotgun sequence genome, one window contains:
- the LOC127788411 gene encoding phosphatidylinositol:ceramide inositolphosphotransferase 1-like: MSLYIGREASKLWKRICAEIITEINLLVENWKYLLAGLIFQYFHGLAARGVHYLHRPGPTLQDVGFFLLPELGQDNAYISETVFTFIFLSFVLWTFHPFIFKSKRIYTVLLWCRVLTFLVVCQILRIITFYSTQLPGPNYHCREGSKLARLPPPQSVFEVLLINFPRGVLYGCGDLIFSSHMIFSLVFVRTYQKYGMQRSIKLCAWLIVVIQSLLIVASRKHYTVDVIVAWYTVNLAVFFVDNKLPELPDRTNAALLLPLSKDGRTKEENHKLLNGNSGDPLDRRFRTPVNGKILEDGKTVHVELAMNGA; this comes from the exons ATGTCGCTTTATATTGGTCGCGAGGCTTCAAag CTATGGAAGAGAATTTGTGCAGAAATAATTACAGAAATCAACCTTCTTGTCGAAAACTGGAAGTATCTTCTCGCGGGGCTAATCTTTCAG TACTTCCATGGTTTGGCTGCTCGAGGAGTCCATTATCTGCATCGGCCTGGACCAACTCTTCAGGATGTTGGCTTCTTTCTCCTTCCT GAACTTGGGCAAGACAATGCTTACATCAGTGAGACTGTGTTCACCTTCatctttctatcttttgtctTG TGGACTTTCCATCCTTTCATTTTCAAGAGCAAAAGGATCTACACGGTTCTATTGTGGTGCAGGGTTCTGACATTTCTAGTT gTGTGTCAAATTCTTCGGattataacattttattctACTCAGCTTCCTGGCCCGAATTACCATTGCCGTGAG GGCTCAAAACTTGCCAGGCTACCTCCTCCACAGAGTGTATTTGAAGTACTACTAATTAATT TTCCTCGGGGTGTATTATATGGTTGTGGGGACTTGATATTTTCATCTCACATGATCTTCTCTCTTGTATTTGTGCGTACATATCAGAAATATGGCATGCAGAG GTCCATTAAGCTGTGTGCTTGGTTAATTGTTGTGATCCAGAGCTTATTGATTGTAGCATCACGCAAGCATTACACTGTTGATGTTATTGTAGCATG GTATACTGTGAATTTGGCGGTGTTCTTTGTTGACAATAAGTTGCCAG AACTGCCTGACCGCACTAATGCTGCATTGTTGCTACCACTGAGCAAGGATGGACGGACTAAAGAAGAGAATCACAAACTCTTAAATGGGAATTCTGGAGATCCTCTAGATCGG AGGTTCAGAACTCCAGTCAATGGTAAGATACTGGAAGACGGCAAAACAGTCCATGTTGAATTGGCAATGAATGGGGCGTAG
- the LOC127788410 gene encoding serine/threonine-protein kinase BSK5-like: MGGRCSKFSLCWWHSHLKPSVLESSDLENGGKNDRNSFPSFTEFSLEELKAATNGFSPDNIVSEHGEKAPNVVYKGRLESDKWVAVKRFHKMAWPDSRQFTDEARSVGNLRSERLANLIGCCCDGDERLLVAEFMPNETLARHLFHWENQPMKWAMRLRVALYLAQALEYCSSKGRALYHDLNAYRVLFDKEGNPRLSCFGLMKNSRDGKSYSTNLAFTPPEYLRTGRVTPESVVYSFGTLLLDLLSGKHIPPSHALDLIRGKNFLMLMDSCLEGHFTNDDGTELVRLASRCLQYEARERPNAKSLVTALMSLQKEAEVPSYVLMGIPHGTASSKQPLLLTPMGEACLRMDLTAIHEILEKIGYKDDEGIANELSFQMWTNQMQETLNSKKHGDSAFRAKDFATAIDCYTQFIDGGTMVSPTVYARRCLTYLMSDMPQEALGDAMQAQVVSPEWPTAFYLQAAALFVLGMDNDAQESLKEGTNLEAKRNKN, translated from the exons ATGGGTGGCCGCTGCTCCAAGTTCTCTCTCTGCTGGTGGCATTCTCACCTTAAACCCTCTGTCCTTGAATCCTCCGACCTCG AAAATGGCGGCAAGAACGACCGAAACTCGTTCCCCAGCTTCACGGAGTTCAGCTTGGAGGAGCTCAAAGCCGCGACGAACGGCTTCTCTCCGGATAATATCGTGTCGGAGCACGGCGAGAAAGCTCCCAACGTCGTCTACAAAGGGCGCCTTGAGAGCGACAAGTGGGTCGCCGTTAAGCGGTTCCACAAGATGGCTTGGCCCGACTCTCGCCAATTCACT GACGAAGCAAGATCTGTGGGGAATCTGAGGAGCGAACGCTTGGCCAATCTGATCGGGTGTTGCTGCGACGGGGACGAGAGGCTGCTTGTTGCTGAGTTTATGCCCAATGAAACACTTGCCAGGCATCTCTTCCACT GGGAGAACCAGCCCATGAAATGGGCAATGAGGTTGAGGGTAGCTTTGTATTTGGCACAAGCTTTGGAATATTGCAGTAGTAAAGGGCGGGCTTTGTATCATGACCTCAATGCTTACAGAGTACTGTTTGATAAG GAGGGAAATCCTAGGCTTTCTTGCTTTGGCCTCATGAAAAACAGCAGAGATGGAAAAAGTTATAGTACAAACTTGGCTTTCACCCCACCAGAGTACTTAAGAACCG GTAGAGTGACACCAGAAAGCGTAGTTTACAGCTTTGGAACCTTGCTGCTGGATCTTCTGAGTGGCAAACATATTCCTCCAAGCCAT GCACTCGATCTGATTCGTGGCAAGAATTTCCTGATGCTGATGGATTCGTGTTTAGAGGGTCATTTCACTAATGATGATGGAACCGAGTTGGTGCGGTTAGCTTCACGCTGTTTGCAGTATGAAGCTCGTGAGAGGCCAAATGCCAAGTCTCTTGTAACTGCTCTTATGTCTCTTCAGAAAGAAGCAGAG GTTCCATCATATGTTTTGATGGGTATTCCGCATGGAACTGCATCCTCGAAACAGCCATTGCTATTGACACCTATGGGTGAAGCTTGCTTAAGAATGGATCTCACTGCAATACATGAAATATTGGAAAAGATTGGTTACAAGGATGATGAAGGGATTGCAAATGAG CTTTCGTTTCAAATGTGGACTAATCAAATGCAAGAGACCTTGAATTCCAAGAAGCATGGGGATTCTGCATTCCGAGCCAAGGACTTTGCGACGGCAATTGATTGCTATACACAA TTCATCGATGGTGGGACTATGGTGTCACCAACGGTGTATGCTAGGCGCTGCTTAACTTATTTGATGAGCGACATGCCGCAAGAAGCTCTCGGCGATGCTATGCAAGCCCAAGTGGTGTCTCCTGAGTGGCCAACTGCCTTCTATCTTCAGGCTGCCGCCCTCTTCGTTCTTGGTATGGATAATGATGCCCAAGAATCTCTGAAAGAGGGCACAAACTTAGAAGCCAAAAGGAACAAGAATTGA
- the LOC127788412 gene encoding mitochondrial import inner membrane translocase subunit TIM10-like codes for MAGNNPASAIEKEQIFGLAEKEMEYRVDLFNKLTQTCFSKCIENKYKESELNMGENSCIDRCVSKYWQVTNLVGQLLGSNRPPM; via the exons ATGGCTGGCAACAACCCCGCTTCTGCCATAGAAAAAGAGCAG atctTTGGACTGgcggagaaggagatggagtaCCGAGTAGATTTGTTTAACAA GCTTACCCAGACATGTTTCAGCAAATGCATTGAGAACAA ATACAAGGAATCTGAGTTGAACATGGGTGAAAATAGTTGCATCGATAGGTGCGTTTCAAAATATTGGCAG GTGACTAACCTGGTCGGGCAGCTGCTGGGTTCCAATCGGCCTCCGATGTGA